ACATGTATAATTAAGATAAATGCATAATTAAGATAAATGCATAATTAAGATAATATTATGTTATAACTTTGTTTCTTATGAATCCAGTATCATTTTAATGAAAGGCAAGGGATATACAACCATATATACCTGAATAGTGCTTGTGGATGAACTTCGATTCAAGTAGATGAAGTCTTCAACAACACCCATGGCTACTATATTGGACCCCTTTTCAGCTGATATTGACATTTGGGGCTCATAACTCCTTCTCAAGTCCTGTAAGCAATTTTGTTTTAAGTCACTTTCTTTAATTAATCCCATTACGACAAGTTTTAATACTATAGATTTTACCTTGATATTGGACATCTCAACATGGGTGCTTGAGCTATATAACATGTCTTTGTACACAACCACTGAGCTGATGGGCTTGTTTTGAATTCTCCAGCTCCTCGTTGGTGCTCTGATCTCTTTCTCCCGTTTATTTGCGAGTATTAATTCCTGAACAGCTATGTTATAACTTTGTTTCTTATGAATCCAGTATCATTTTAGTGAAAGGCAAGAGATATATGGTCATATGTACCTGTATACTTGAATCTATGCATCCTATGTACACCTTTCCTTGGGCTGCTACCATACTCTTCACACTTTTACCTTTGAAGATACTTTGAGATGTTCTTGAGGAATCAAGCATCTGTAGAAAGTTATTATAGCTGCCTATGAGTGTTTAAGTTAACAATGGAGATTAGTATATGATACTTTATATTATGTAATACTCTCTGCCCTCTTTTGGCATGATGACAGATATGTATACCTTCATTTTATGCCCCTTGGTTATGACAAAGATCATATTTCCAAATGCTTCCAGTTTCCTTATTGATTCTTTTGTTTTTATGACTTCAACACATTCCAGCTTTCCTTTAACTATCTGCCATATCTGTATAAGAGAAGTTAAAACATACATTTCACATAAAAGAAGAATAATTAATGTTTCATTATCATCATACCCTGATAGTTTTATCTGCAGATCCACTTAACACACTCTCTCCTGTTTCACAAACTGAAAAGCATGTTACAGCGCTTTTGTGGTCCTTGATGTTCCAAAGAAGTGTGGATGATAATTTCTCATCCACATTCCACACCTGATAATATTGCATGCTCTTGGTAAGATTTTTTTTGTTTTTTTGACTAAAGCTCTTGGTAAGCTTTCTTTAAACATTTATATTTTTATTAAAGAATATGACACATACCTTGACTGAACCATCTGAGTATCCACTAAATAGCAAGCCTTTATGGTAGATGAGGGCTGTTACAGCTCCACTGCCAGATTGATGCATCTCTATGGTTTGTGTATGAACACAAGATATCCTCTGGTCCTGTAAGAAATTGTCTGAAAATATGAGTCCATCTCTAAAACCTGACATCTAACACTTAAGTATGATCATTCTATTATATTTGTAGCTTTAACTTGTGGTTTCAATAATGGTTCGAGATTGTAATAACTAATAAGTTGAAGAAGACTTACTGATTTGCTGAATAGATAATATGTTGCTTTATGCAGTTCATCTGCCATCCAAGTCACACTTGAAAGACGTCTTAAAGACTCTCTAACTCCTTCCGAAAAATTGATTAGTTTGTGGATCCCTAAATCACAATAAAGTTTAGTATAAAACTTATAAATTGTCACATATATGTCACATATAAACATTTCAAGTTCACCTTTGCCAGAGCTAAAATTGTAGATGCATATACAAGCAAGAAGTCTCACTTCAAGCTCCAAACCAGGGTGTAAAAACTGTGCTATCTCTTCAAGTAAGACTTCACATGCTGAATATTTTAAACTATTTGGACCTTTTGAAATCTCTATGCTGAGCAATGCAATGGCTATAAGACATGCCTTTGCAACATTCTTGTTTTTACTCTTCAGACCTTCTTGTAAACCGCAAAACGTGGCTTTTCCTGTCTCAATAATTCTTCTTGCTATCTTACAACACCAACCATCTATTCCTGTATCCTGCAAAAACTTATGAATTTTAGTCTTTTTTGGCTTGGCTTGTTAGTTACTATTAAATTTAAAAAATAATACCTGCAAGCATTCATCTGACCAGTTTATGTTTCTTATCATATTCATGTGTGACATAGAACTTAGACCTCCTCTTTTCATCAGCCAAGCAGCAGTGTATGGTTCTCCTTTCCATGAATAAGTTCCACCGATATTCGAAAGAATCAATGTTGATAAAATCTGCATATTTGAGCATTCACTATATGTAGCTGCTTCAAGGAGAGCTCTTGTGGCCTCATTTCTGAACTTTTTGCTCTCAGGAGGGGACTCCTGTTGAGAATTCCCATACTAAGTTATTTATTTAGGAATGTAATAAACAAGAAATGTCTTTGGAATGTTTTAGAACTAACCAGCACATTCAGTTGAAGCAATATATCTGCTGCAAAGAGTCTGTGATCTCCCTGCAACTGTTTAATACACTGCAGCAATGTATCCTGAATGTCAAAACTTCCATCTTTCTTTATCTGCTGCAGTATCTTAATAGCTGATGACCTGAAAGTACAAGTATGTTATATAGTACTCCCTGTGTTCCTAAAAGATTCATGTTATAGTTTTTTCACACTTATTAAGAAAACATATAAAATTGTATTTTCCAATACATTGTTTTTCTTAATTAACTATTCTCAATAACTTTTAACCAATGAGATTTTATTAAACACAATTGTGTTTTTTGAAAAGTACAATTTTTCATTAATTAATGTATTGAAAATGTAAACAATGTATCTTTTTGAAACAATTTTTTTTTCTAAAACATGGATCTTTTAGGAACGGAGGGAGTATAAAATAAAAATTTGCTTGTTGAGAATATGTTATACCTTGGTATCTTCAGGACCTCATGGAGAAACTGAAGAGCAATGAAGATTTCTTCTCTGTCATTGCTCTGCAATAGATGCGCAAAAGGAGCCACTTGAGTGTGCTGATAGATATACTTCCTGTTAACTCCATCAAACTCCATGCATTTGACTAAAACTCTGGCCAAGGAGATGAACTCCCCTGAGTTTCCACTTTTTGCAACATCAAGAAGTCCACCAAGGACATTAGGAGAGCTGATCTCAGCCAAGTGCATTGTGTTTGTAGCATGATCAAAAGCAGTGACAAGCACTTCAATAATCATCAGTGATGCTGCAGGAGGTGTCAGAAGAGGAGGTGAAGGTCTAAACGTGTAAGAACAAGAAGAAGAAGAAGTGGATGCAACAACATCCACAAGAGCTGGTAACAGCTCAAGCCTTTTTATTTCTGTTGGAGATGGCTTTATCAGGTAGATGAGAATAGCTGCTTCTTGC
The DNA window shown above is from Brassica oleracea var. oleracea cultivar TO1000 chromosome C3, BOL, whole genome shotgun sequence and carries:
- the LOC106335655 gene encoding putative E3 ubiquitin-protein ligase LIN-1 isoform X2 — its product is MASPPNLISCNESSDLESIQEIVVSINDYILSVVSNPEVWFSLKQQCISMLSIEEENTLFEFSSEHSALSNLYWGIESIEASLQPESSEEKMSRLRNSERMLQMPALLDEQGTTTSGVPNSTLVAFSYFYLSIVSCIQGDSLQTTLHFLQSVLVSPDVLRNEIAPELCECLFFTPGVSKSDEEIREIARKYKYRATYYQVISYGKNHQRSSECTEKQLQRPNKYRPDISTANGHSFAEKLELSETCEYQNLQGVDMQEDELNDIFNKLKASRPCLDWNLHEDYNPELGKNTRVMSLNDFLNDSQPTKSYNEETLAKRSHSLIGHFNRSIFDIQAQQAYKTRNAHIEDVSSLRKLELEEDSAYGSITFEGMRRNLQTIRLGDGVQTHSRRARRMSLWENLQSFIKEVLGNDDEKYLSEVTMIYQMLNGKQGVKYSMLKDVILDQLLMAISSSEEKNVIKASMTALTKIISVNRTAIEEVKRKGLNLSHLANALKQNVQEAAILIYLIKPSPTEIKRLELLPALVDVVASTSSSSCSYTFRPSPPLLTPPAASLMIIEVLVTAFDHATNTMHLAEISSPNVLGGLLDVAKSGNSGEFISLARVLVKCMEFDGVNRKYIYQHTQVAPFAHLLQSNDREEIFIALQFLHEVLKIPRSSAIKILQQIKKDGSFDIQDTLLQCIKQLQGDHRLFAADILLQLNVLESPPESKKFRNEATRALLEAATYSECSNMQILSTLILSNIGGTYSWKGEPYTAAWLMKRGGLSSMSHMNMIRNINWSDECLQDTGIDGWCCKIARRIIETGKATFCGLQEGLKSKNKNVAKACLIAIALLSIEISKGPNSLKYSACEVLLEEIAQFLHPGLELEVRLLACICIYNFSSGKGIHKLINFSEGVRESLRRLSSVTWMADELHKATYYLFSKSDQRISCVHTQTIEMHQSGSGAVTALIYHKGLLFSGYSDGSVKVWNVDEKLSSTLLWNIKDHKSAVTCFSVCETGESVLSGSADKTIRIWQIVKGKLECVEVIKTKESIRKLEAFGNMIFVITKGHKMKMLDSSRTSQSIFKGKSVKSMVAAQGKVYIGCIDSSIQELILANKREKEIRAPTRSWRIQNKPISSVVVYKDMLYSSSTHVEMSNIKDLRRSYEPQMSISAEKGSNIVAMGVVEDFIYLNRSSSTSTIQIWLRRTQQKVGRLSAGSKITSLLTGNDIVFCGTEAGVIKGWVPL
- the LOC106335655 gene encoding putative E3 ubiquitin-protein ligase LIN-1 isoform X1, with protein sequence MASPPNLISCNESSDLESIQEIVVSINDYILSVVSNPEVWFSLKQQCISMLSIEEENTLFEFSSEHSALSNLYWGIESIEASLQPESSEEKMSRLRNSERMLQMPALLDEQGTTTSGVPNSTLVAFSYFYLSIVSCIQGDSLQTTLHFLQSVLVSPDVLRNEIAPELCECLFFTPGVSKSDEEIREIARKYKYRATYYQVISYGKNHQRSSECTEKQLQRPNKYRPDISTANGHSFAEKLELSETCELLQYQNLQGVDMQEDELNDIFNKLKASRPCLDWNLHEDYNPELGKNTRVMSLNDFLNDSQPTKSYNEETLAKRSHSLIGHFNRSIFDIQAQQAYKTRNAHIEDVSSLRKLELEEDSAYGSITFEGMRRNLQTIRLGDGVQTHSRRARRMSLWENLQSFIKEVLGNDDEKYLSEVTMIYQMLNGKQGVKYSMLKDVILDQLLMAISSSEEKNVIKASMTALTKIISVNRTAIEEVKRKGLNLSHLANALKQNVQEAAILIYLIKPSPTEIKRLELLPALVDVVASTSSSSCSYTFRPSPPLLTPPAASLMIIEVLVTAFDHATNTMHLAEISSPNVLGGLLDVAKSGNSGEFISLARVLVKCMEFDGVNRKYIYQHTQVAPFAHLLQSNDREEIFIALQFLHEVLKIPRSSAIKILQQIKKDGSFDIQDTLLQCIKQLQGDHRLFAADILLQLNVLESPPESKKFRNEATRALLEAATYSECSNMQILSTLILSNIGGTYSWKGEPYTAAWLMKRGGLSSMSHMNMIRNINWSDECLQDTGIDGWCCKIARRIIETGKATFCGLQEGLKSKNKNVAKACLIAIALLSIEISKGPNSLKYSACEVLLEEIAQFLHPGLELEVRLLACICIYNFSSGKGIHKLINFSEGVRESLRRLSSVTWMADELHKATYYLFSKSDQRISCVHTQTIEMHQSGSGAVTALIYHKGLLFSGYSDGSVKVWNVDEKLSSTLLWNIKDHKSAVTCFSVCETGESVLSGSADKTIRIWQIVKGKLECVEVIKTKESIRKLEAFGNMIFVITKGHKMKMLDSSRTSQSIFKGKSVKSMVAAQGKVYIGCIDSSIQELILANKREKEIRAPTRSWRIQNKPISSVVVYKDMLYSSSTHVEMSNIKDLRRSYEPQMSISAEKGSNIVAMGVVEDFIYLNRSSSTSTIQIWLRRTQQKVGRLSAGSKITSLLTGNDIVFCGTEAGVIKGWVPL
- the LOC106335655 gene encoding putative E3 ubiquitin-protein ligase LIN-1 isoform X3; this translates as MASPPNLISCNESSDLESIQEIVVSINDYILSVVSNPEVWFSLKQQCISMLSIEEENTLFEFSSEHSALSNLYWGIESIEASLQPESSEEKMSRLRNSERMLQMPALLDEQGTTTSGVPNSTLVAFSYFYLSIVSCIQGDSLQTTLHFLQSVLVSPDVLRNEIAPELCECLFFTPGVSKSDEEIREIARKYKYRATYYQVISYGKNHQRSSECTEKQLQRPNKYRPDISTANGHSFAEKLELSETCELLQYQNLQGVDMQEDELNDIFNKLKASRPCLDWNLHEDYNPELGKNTRVMSLNDFLNDSQPTKSYNEETLAKRSHSLIGHFNRSIFDIQAQQAYKTRNAHIEDVSSLRKLELEEDSAYGSITFEGMRRNLQTIRLGDGVQTHSRRARRMSLWENLQSFIKEVLGNDDEKYLSEVTMIYQMLNGKQGVKYSMLKDVILDQLLMAISSSEEKNVIKASMTALTKIISVNRTAIEEVKRKGLNLSHLANALKQNVQEAAILIYLIKPSPTEIKRLELLPALVDVVASTSSSSCSYTFRPSPPLLTPPAASLMIIEVLVTAFDHATNTMHLAEISSPNVLGGLLDVAKSGNSGEFISLARVLVKCMEFDGVNRKYIYQHTQVAPFAHLLQSNDREEIFIALQFLHEVLKIPRSSAIKILQQIKKDGSFDIQDTLLQCIKQLQGDHRLFAADILLQLNVLESPPESKKFRNEATRALLEAATYSECSNMQILSTLILSNIGGTYSWKGEPYTAAWLMKRGGLSSMSHMNMIRNINWSDECLQDTGIDGWCCKIARRIIETGKATFCGLQEGLKSKNKNVAKACLIAIALLSIEISKGPNSLKYSACEVLLEEIAQFLHPGLELEVRLLACICIYNFSSGKGIHKLINFSEGVRESLRRLSSVTWMADELHKATYYLFSKSDQRISCVHTQTIEMHQSGSGAVTALIYHKGLLFSGYSDGSVKVWNVDEKLSSTLLWNIKDHKSAVTCFSVCETGESVLSGSADKTIRIWQIVKGKLECVEVIKTKESIRKLEAFGNMIFVITKGHKMKMLDSSRTSQSIFKGKSVKSMVAAQGKVYIGCIDSSIQLFRN